The nucleotide window CTCCGGCAGGCCAGGTGCGAGGTCGAGTCCCCGCCCCTCATCGACATCGGCAATGAGCATTTCGTGGCCTGCCACTTCGGGGACAAGAAGTGACATGGCGTACAAGCGGAGGATCGTGGTAGATAGGCCGGTAACCCCGGAGGCGAGCGAGCCGGAAGGTATGAGCTGGCGCGACTGGCTCCTTCGACGGTACGCTCGCCACTGGTACTTGGTCGGGGCGGCGTTCCTGGATATGGTCATTTTCCTGGAACTGGTGCGCGAGGGCATCGATGCCATGGTCGGGGGAGCGATCACCATTTTCGCCGCCGTCATTCAGATCGCGGTATACCTCAGCGTCTGGGGCCGGAACGGGCCCCTCGGCGACGGTACAGAGGAGGACGATAGATGACCGGTCCCGCTTCGACCACCCGAACCGATCGTGCATGCTCCTACTTTACTAAGATACGAATGAGCAGTGGGGGGCACATCCATATATCAAAATATCTTTATTATTATTGTTCTTGAATGATAATCCGGAAAGTTATTTAAGGGGTAGCCTCCAATGATAAACGCATGTCGGTGGTCAGTATGGAGGAGCTTGTCTTAGCGTTAAAAAACACGCTGGGCAAGAAGGGGATGCAGGAAAGCGATATCAAGAGATTGGCTGAGTACACGATGAGCTTTTTCGGTTACACCGATTCGGTCATCGACAACCGCCTAACGTCCGAGGACCGTGATGTCTTTTACATGCTGGAGGAGGAGGGCTTCGTCACCACCACGGAGGAGGAGGTTCACCTCAAGAAGGGAAAGATGTGGCGCATCCACTATTGGATCCTGAAGAAGGACCAGATCTCCCGTTTGGCATCGTTGCCGGAGGAGTCCAAGCCGGAAACCGATGAGCTCGCCATGATCTACGAAAACATAGACAAGGACGTATGGGCCCGGGAGCCGCCCAGCCAGTCGCATTAGGGATGGACCACCAACGCTTTTAATAGTGCGATGGCATTAAAGCGATAGAGGAAGTGGATGGACGGCCTTCTCATCGCTCTTTTAATCATCGCAGCATACCTAGTTGTCGCGGTCCTATTGAATAAAAAAGGCATACTTGCCAAGTTCAACATGACCATGTGGGGTCCGTTCATCATGTGGCGGACCAGCCGTGGGCGGGACCTGATCGACAAGCTAGCAAAGCCGTCGCGGTTCTGGAAGGCCTACGCCGCCCTGGGGAAAGGCATAATCATCGTGGTCATGGTAGCCATCATGGCTCTCCTGGTCTGGGAAGCCTTCCTGGTCTCCAACATCCCTGCTGAGCAGGCCCCCTCCCTGGACATGCTCATCGGGCTGCCAGGCATCAACCCCATCATCCCCATCGGGTACGGCATCCTCGGCCTCGTGGTAGCAGTGGTCATCCACGAGTTCGCTCATGGCATCCTGACCGTGGTTGGAAAGATGAAGGTCAAGGCGCTAGGGATCGTGTTCCTCGTCTTGCCCATGGGCGCATTCGTGGAGCCAGACGAGGAAGCTTTGGAGAAGGTGGAAAAGAAGAAGCGGACCTCGGTGTACGTGGTCGGCCCGGCCACCAACGTCATAGCCGCCCTCGTATGTGCATTCTTGTTCTCCACCGTCATGGTGTCCTCGGCCGAGCCGGTGAGGGACAACCCGGTCATCGTCTCCGTCCTCGAGAACAGCCCGGCGCACATCGCTGGCCTTGAGTACGGCGACCAGATCGTGAGCGTGAATGGCGTGCAGGTGCCCAATGGCGGCTACGCCAACCTCTCCGCACCGGACCCCAATACCACGGTGACAGTGTCATATTATCACGGCAGCGAACTGCGTCAGGCGCAGGTCGTGTCCGGCGTGGTCATCACGCTCACCGCTGAAGGTCTTCCGGCGGCCGATGCCGGCCTCAAGCAGGGTATGATCCTCACGTCCCTCAACGGAACGGCCATCACCAACGAAGCAGGTTTCAAGAACGTCCTTACTGCCATTCCTCCCGGGAGCACGGTGCCGATGACCGCTCTGGTGTACAATTCCACGCTTTCGCAGTACGTCGACGCCGGGGTTACCAGCCTCACCACGATAAGCAAGAAGGATTATTATGAGAGAAACTACGGGCAGACCGCCGACAACATCTCATACATGGGGGTCAGCACCGCTTATCTCGGAGCGAGCACCAGCGACCCCCAGGTGATCCTCGACCTGCTGGCCCATCCCTTCGCTGGCGACCAGACCGGCGACCAGTACGTCTACGATCTGCTGCACTACATCGCCCTGCCGTTCTACGGGCTGCAGCCCCTCTCATCCCCCCTGTCGGAGATCTTCCACCCCACCGGACTGTTCGGGTGGATGCCGACCGACATGTTCTGGATCGTCGCCAACAGCCTTTACTGGATCTTCTGGATCAACCTCATGGTGGGCATAACCAACGCTATGCCCGCCATTCCATTGGACGGCGGCTTCCTATACCGCGACTGGATCGACACCCTGGTGGCCAAGCTCAAGAAGGGCTTGGAGCAGAAGGAGAGGGATCGCTACGTCAACTCCATCGTAATGACCACTAGCCTGTTCGTGCTGTTCCTCATCGTGTGGCAACTGATCGGCCCGAGGGTCCTGTGATCACTCGCTGACCACTAGGACCTCGGCGTTGCACTGGGGGCACAGCTCGTAGTCCAAGGCCTTGAAGTTGGAGGAGACCTCATAGACCGAACCGCACCGCTTGCACCTCTTGAATGCGACCAGGATGGGCGAGAAGTGCTCGCACTTCTCCACGATCTCATCATCGCAGTGGTAGGTGCAGAGGTCGGCCGAGCAATTGTCGCACAGGCTGCGTCGGCTCAGATTTACCCAAAGATGTTCTCCGACCTTCACTCTTCCCAAGACATCACCTTCTGGGATAACGATTGCAAATCAGCAGCCCCTGCTATATAATGACGTGATGAAACCATCGGCGGAATGAAATGAAGAAAAGGGTTAAAAAAGGGAAGGAGGGGTAGGCTCAACCGATGTTGTTCCGGTACCGGTCCTTCAGTTCACCCATCTTGCCCTTGTTCCAGCCCCTGGTCTTGGAGAAGAAGCCGGTGACCCGGGTGATGCCCTCGGTGTCGGGAGACCCGCAGAACTGGCAGGTCTCGTGAAGGCCCCTGGTGGTGCGGCCGCAGGACAGACAGGAGGTGAACTCCGGGCTGAAGGCGATCTGCGCGTTAGAGGTGTTCTGGAAGGTCTTGATCACGAACGCCGCAATGCTCTCCGCCGGGGGCTTCGATTCCCCAAGCCATACATGGGTGAGCGACCCGGCATCGATGAGCGGATGGAACCGGCCCTCCTGCTTGACCCTCTCGATCGCTGATATGGGCGCCCCGACGTTGAGGTAGGTAGAGTTGGTGTAGTACACCTCGCCGTTGGACTTGTTGCCCTTTATGACAGTGGCCGATTGCAGCGGGTAGTACTTCATGTCCAGTTTGGCGAACCGATATGCCGTCGACTCGGCCGGGGTCTGCTCGAGGGGCATCTTCAGCCCGTACTCATTGCCGATGCGCTCGGCCTCGGTCTTCATGTGGCTGATGACCTTCAGCCCGAACTTCAGGGCCTCTTTGGACTCGTGCATCTGCTGCCCGGTGTGGTACTGAACCAGCTCATTGAGGCCGACCATGCCCACAAGGAAGGAGGACTTCTTGATCCGGTAGTAGCTCTCTCCGTCCATGTTCATGGTGAGCAGCGAGAGCGGACCATTCTTGCCCATGTTGAACAGCTGGGTGATGAACTCCCTCTTCTGGATATGGGCCTGGGCCACCATCTCGATGCGCTTGGTGAGCAGCTCGAACAGCCTGGCATCATTCTGGTGGGCGTCGTAGGCGACCCTGGGGAGGTTGATGGTCACGTTCTGCATCGCGCTGTACCTCATCTTCCATGGCGTCTTGGCGTCGTCGAGGTCGCTCTGCTCCAGCTTGAAGGTTAAGCGGCAGCACTCCGAGATCTTGGCGGTTCCGCCGCGGTCGAACACGAAGTAGGTGTTGCCCTTCTCCGATGCGACTTGGCAGATTTTGTGGAGAAACTCCTCATGACCCTCAGTCTGGAAGAACTTCTCGGTCATGTGCACGTTGGGCTTGGGGAAGAAGAACGGCCTCCCCATGGCGTCGCCCTCCATGTACACATCGAACAGAGCATTGACGAACCTCTGGGCCTCCTTGGAGTAATCCTCGTAGTTCTTG belongs to Methanomassiliicoccus sp. and includes:
- a CDS encoding DUF6015 family protein, whose translation is MSVVSMEELVLALKNTLGKKGMQESDIKRLAEYTMSFFGYTDSVIDNRLTSEDRDVFYMLEEEGFVTTTEEEVHLKKGKMWRIHYWILKKDQISRLASLPEESKPETDELAMIYENIDKDVWAREPPSQSH
- a CDS encoding site-2 protease family protein, producing the protein MDGLLIALLIIAAYLVVAVLLNKKGILAKFNMTMWGPFIMWRTSRGRDLIDKLAKPSRFWKAYAALGKGIIIVVMVAIMALLVWEAFLVSNIPAEQAPSLDMLIGLPGINPIIPIGYGILGLVVAVVIHEFAHGILTVVGKMKVKALGIVFLVLPMGAFVEPDEEALEKVEKKKRTSVYVVGPATNVIAALVCAFLFSTVMVSSAEPVRDNPVIVSVLENSPAHIAGLEYGDQIVSVNGVQVPNGGYANLSAPDPNTTVTVSYYHGSELRQAQVVSGVVITLTAEGLPAADAGLKQGMILTSLNGTAITNEAGFKNVLTAIPPGSTVPMTALVYNSTLSQYVDAGVTSLTTISKKDYYERNYGQTADNISYMGVSTAYLGASTSDPQVILDLLAHPFAGDQTGDQYVYDLLHYIALPFYGLQPLSSPLSEIFHPTGLFGWMPTDMFWIVANSLYWIFWINLMVGITNAMPAIPLDGGFLYRDWIDTLVAKLKKGLEQKERDRYVNSIVMTTSLFVLFLIVWQLIGPRVL
- the nrdD gene encoding anaerobic ribonucleoside-triphosphate reductase encodes the protein MKSTDIYGDKESTELTLFVRTSDEELKKWDRSKIYDALIRETTISEDAAAIISREVEKMISELEIDMITAPLIRELTNAKLVEYGLSKIRKQHTRLGVPLYDARQIIMTPNKENANVPHGPEATNLTLAENIKKEFALLEVFSQDLADAHMRGDIHLHDLGMVDRPYCSGQSIEYVKKFGLNLPNALSIAKPARHPEVLIEQIIKFSAALQGHFSGAIGWDAFNLFLAPYLVDVDDKRMKQLAQILIYEFAQQAVARGGQSIFSDLNLYWEVPDHFVGVPAIGPEGKFTGKNYEDYSKEAQRFVNALFDVYMEGDAMGRPFFFPKPNVHMTEKFFQTEGHEEFLHKICQVASEKGNTYFVFDRGGTAKISECCRLTFKLEQSDLDDAKTPWKMRYSAMQNVTINLPRVAYDAHQNDARLFELLTKRIEMVAQAHIQKREFITQLFNMGKNGPLSLLTMNMDGESYYRIKKSSFLVGMVGLNELVQYHTGQQMHESKEALKFGLKVISHMKTEAERIGNEYGLKMPLEQTPAESTAYRFAKLDMKYYPLQSATVIKGNKSNGEVYYTNSTYLNVGAPISAIERVKQEGRFHPLIDAGSLTHVWLGESKPPAESIAAFVIKTFQNTSNAQIAFSPEFTSCLSCGRTTRGLHETCQFCGSPDTEGITRVTGFFSKTRGWNKGKMGELKDRYRNNIG